One genomic window of Tribolium castaneum strain GA2 chromosome 10, icTriCast1.1, whole genome shotgun sequence includes the following:
- the LOC135267246 gene encoding uncharacterized protein LOC135267246 isoform X2, producing the protein MWPFKTEGKMVCHTNDIGFLLNDEFMGCNRRNPNKRVVFCPPPPSRGMNSRYTRVEGSGTYMVESSTGCEFCASFVSVFCYRVFSDRSPYLRVLEFLKFCFSKTLSHFCGTSLVGFYITTMGMCWAPDCKHYSTRDKCHFFSFPKSGKERALWKKLLRRDVEPGPGAYVCSCHFRDGRKENGPELFLHNIAKRAYFQVESPEKKKMKKQGLPSCSSSAESLSVDIPEETVPSTMNLEEVPSTSTAVVAAPADIIQDAPLESMGVQAPLVSHAALEAEMYFLKKENAELKAKIQYLTVRFCYENVQGNDKLIVLYTGLPNSQIFEALFHLIEKLDIKYYHKWTVQKLTRIDQLFLTLVKLRLNFPQLDLAQRFGVAQSTVSNIILTFVHVIYEILYKQFMTTMPSREKNKSCLPTCFSNFTNCRAVLDCTEIFTVVSRLIGVAPNGVITFVSDLYVGSTSDQKPIRDF; encoded by the exons atgtggcCTTTTAAAACTGAGGGAAAAATGGTTTGCCACACTAATGACATTGGATTTCTTCTGAATGACGAATTCATGGGGTGCAACCGGCGCAACCCCAATAAACGGGTTGTTTTCTGTCCCCCTCCCCCATCACGAGGGATGAATAGCAGGTATACGAGGGTAGAGGGTTCAGGCACATACATGGTTGAAAGTAGTACGGGTTGTGAGTTCTGTGCTTCTTTCGTGAGTGTCTTTTGTTATCGTGTTTTTTCCGATCGTTCTCCATATCTTCGtgttcttgaatttttaaaattctgtttttccaAGACATTATCTCATTTTTGTGGTACATCATTAG TAGGTTTTTACATCACAACTATGGGAATGTGTTGGGCTCCAGATTGCAAACACTATAGTACTCGCgataaatgccatttttttagttttcctaaGTCGGGAAAAGAACGAGCactatggaaaaaattgttgag aaGAGATGTAGAACCCGGACCAGGAGCCTACGTTTGCAGCTGCCATTTTCGGGATGGAAGAAAGGAAAATGgtcctgaattatttttgcacaatatcgcaaaaagagcctattttcaagtggaatctccagaaaaaaaaaagatgaaaaaacaagGACTCCCTTCTTGTTCTAGTTCCGCTGAATcattaag TGTTGATATACCGGAAGAAACAGTACCATCGACAATGAATTTAGAGGAAGTGCCATCGACGTCTACAGCCGTAGTTGCAGCACCAGCAGATATAATTCAAGATGCTCCGTTAGAATCTATGGGTGTGCAAGCACCCTTGGTGTCACATGCGGCTCTTGAAGCAGAAatgtattttctcaaaaaggaaaatgctgaacttaaagcaaaaatacaatatctgACAGTACGATTTTGCTATGAAAATGTTCAAGGAAATGACAAACTCATTGTTTTATATACCGGTCTTCCCAATAGCCAGATTTTCGAAGCATTGTTTCACTTAATCGAAAAGTTGgacataaaatattaccacAAATGGACAGTCCAAAAGTTAACTAGAATTGACCAACTCTTTTTAACCCTAGTAAAATTACGACTCAATTTCCCTCAACTTGATTTGGCGCAACGCTTTGGGGTTGCCCAAAGCACAGtttctaatattattttaacatttgtccatgtaatatatgaaattttatataaacagtTTATGACGACAATGCCTTCgcgcgaaaaaaataaatcttgcttgccaacatgttttagcaattttactaattgtagAGCAGTTCTAGATTGTACCGAAATTTTCACTGTGGTATCAC GGCTAATTGGAGTTGCACCCAATGGTGTCATCACATTTGTAAGTGATTTATACGTGGGATCAACTTCTGatcaaaaa CCGATAAGGGATTTTTGA
- the LOC135267246 gene encoding uncharacterized protein LOC135267246 isoform X1, producing MWPFKTEGKMVCHTNDIGFLLNDEFMGCNRRNPNKRVVFCPPPPSRGMNSRYTRVEGSGTYMVESSTGCEFCASFVSVFCYRVFSDRSPYLRVLEFLKFCFSKTLSHFCGTSLVGFYITTMGMCWAPDCKHYSTRDKCHFFSFPKSGKERALWKKLLRRDVEPGPGAYVCSCHFRDGRKENGPELFLHNIAKRAYFQVESPEKKKMKKQGLPSCSSSAESLSVDIPEETVPSTMNLEEVPSTSTAVVAAPADIIQDAPLESMGVQAPLVSHAALEAEMYFLKKENAELKAKIQYLTVRFCYENVQGNDKLIVLYTGLPNSQIFEALFHLIEKLDIKYYHKWTVQKLTRIDQLFLTLVKLRLNFPQLDLAQRFGVAQSTVSNIILTFVHVIYEILYKQFMTTMPSREKNKSCLPTCFSNFTNCRAVLDCTEIFTVVSRLIGVAPNGVITFVSDLYVGSTSDQKVVLNCGIIDMLKTGDMILADKGFLIQNILPPGVTLNIPPFLSNVQFTPEQVKCTENIARARIHVERAIRRLKCYHILNFLPESLCHYGDIVFKATAALTNLQFPLIKEVAELFQDCDD from the exons atgtggcCTTTTAAAACTGAGGGAAAAATGGTTTGCCACACTAATGACATTGGATTTCTTCTGAATGACGAATTCATGGGGTGCAACCGGCGCAACCCCAATAAACGGGTTGTTTTCTGTCCCCCTCCCCCATCACGAGGGATGAATAGCAGGTATACGAGGGTAGAGGGTTCAGGCACATACATGGTTGAAAGTAGTACGGGTTGTGAGTTCTGTGCTTCTTTCGTGAGTGTCTTTTGTTATCGTGTTTTTTCCGATCGTTCTCCATATCTTCGtgttcttgaatttttaaaattctgtttttccaAGACATTATCTCATTTTTGTGGTACATCATTAG TAGGTTTTTACATCACAACTATGGGAATGTGTTGGGCTCCAGATTGCAAACACTATAGTACTCGCgataaatgccatttttttagttttcctaaGTCGGGAAAAGAACGAGCactatggaaaaaattgttgag aaGAGATGTAGAACCCGGACCAGGAGCCTACGTTTGCAGCTGCCATTTTCGGGATGGAAGAAAGGAAAATGgtcctgaattatttttgcacaatatcgcaaaaagagcctattttcaagtggaatctccagaaaaaaaaaagatgaaaaaacaagGACTCCCTTCTTGTTCTAGTTCCGCTGAATcattaag TGTTGATATACCGGAAGAAACAGTACCATCGACAATGAATTTAGAGGAAGTGCCATCGACGTCTACAGCCGTAGTTGCAGCACCAGCAGATATAATTCAAGATGCTCCGTTAGAATCTATGGGTGTGCAAGCACCCTTGGTGTCACATGCGGCTCTTGAAGCAGAAatgtattttctcaaaaaggaaaatgctgaacttaaagcaaaaatacaatatctgACAGTACGATTTTGCTATGAAAATGTTCAAGGAAATGACAAACTCATTGTTTTATATACCGGTCTTCCCAATAGCCAGATTTTCGAAGCATTGTTTCACTTAATCGAAAAGTTGgacataaaatattaccacAAATGGACAGTCCAAAAGTTAACTAGAATTGACCAACTCTTTTTAACCCTAGTAAAATTACGACTCAATTTCCCTCAACTTGATTTGGCGCAACGCTTTGGGGTTGCCCAAAGCACAGtttctaatattattttaacatttgtccatgtaatatatgaaattttatataaacagtTTATGACGACAATGCCTTCgcgcgaaaaaaataaatcttgcttgccaacatgttttagcaattttactaattgtagAGCAGTTCTAGATTGTACCGAAATTTTCACTGTGGTATCAC GGCTAATTGGAGTTGCACCCAATGGTGTCATCACATTTGTAAGTGATTTATACGTGGGATCAACTTCTGatcaaaaagttgttttaaattgtggaaTAATCGACATGTTAAAAACTGGAGATATGATTTTAGCCGATAAGGGATTTTTGATCCAAAATATTCTGCCACCAGGGGTCACTTTGAATATTCCaccttttttatcaaatgtccAATTTACACCAGAGCAAGTTAAGTGTACCGAAAATATTGCACGTGCAAGAATACACGTCGAAAGGGCAATACGccgattaaaatgttatcatattttaaattttttgccagagTCTTTGTGCCACTATGgagatattgtttttaaagcgACTGCCGCTTTAACAAACCTccaatttccattaattaaagaggtagcagaattgtttcaggattgtgatgattaa
- the LOC135267247 gene encoding uncharacterized protein LOC135267247 isoform X1, translating to MAEKHIVKFHFIAKFFGDGNRFLVRGENAFTSGHVTKFRFDGTVQPMRISAEVLPSMKKLNYTVEISYDLEEGVKTAHCTCPRGNVACHHMAAALYYAHYNVSATDIECQWSAPSKTTPQTEVIKLADVYKPKLSNYTALSRSSTEDEIIQFRAEIGVTNVVGFTWLLRPEASEEARKIIADIEEILQSLEYVQAIDKQKFLLEKCRIDEARIKLVEACTRGQHVNENWHVARKHRLTASRFGMVLSACSRRRFPPSLFKNLAEGYSLDRVAAVQWGKTHEKTALREFEEATNLKVQETGFWLEESGFLGASPDGLVEEDGILEIKCPYKYRDTDSLSEALKDKKYFYWRDENEDINLNSNHNYYHQVQGQMHITGRSICYFVVWTPKCTEIFQIEKDPGWSENINILKEFYLDQYISFISQ from the exons A tggcagaaaagcacattgttaagtttcactttattgcgaaattttttggggacggtaatcgctttttagttcggggagaaaatgcttttaccaGCGGTCACGTCACCAAATTTAGGTTTGATGGCACAGTACAACCGATGAGAATTTCTGCAGAAGTTCTACCGAGCAtgaaaaagctaaattatactgtggag ATTTCATATGACCTAGAAGAAGGGGTTAAGACGGCACATTGTACCTGCCCAAGGGGCAACGTGGCTTGCCATCATATGGCTGCAGCATTATATTATGCTCATTATAATGTAAGTGCTACTGACATTGAGTGTCAGTGGAGTGCCCcatcaaaaacaacaccacAAACAGAAGTCATTAAGTTAGCTGATGTTTACAAGCCGAAATTATCAAACTATACGGCACTGTCTAGGTCCTCTACTGAGGACGAAATTATTCAGTTCCGTGCCGAAATAGGCGTCACGAATGTGGTGGGCTTCACTTGGCTCCTAAGACCAGAAGCAAGTGAAGaagccagaaaaattattgcagataTCGAAGAAATTCTACAAAGCTTAGAATACGTGCAGGCCATAGACAAACAAAAGTTTCTTTTGGAGAAGTGCAGAATAGATGAGGCACGCATTAAACTGGTTGAGGCGTGCACTCGGGGCCAACATGTTAACGAAAATTGGCATGTAGCAAGGAAACATCGTTTAACGGCCAGCAGGTTTGGCATGGTACTATCTGCTTGCAGTAGACGAAGATTCCCAccctctttatttaaaaatttggcggaAGGCTATTCGCTTGACAGGGTTGCTGCTGTGCAGTGGGGTAAGACCCACGAGAAGACAGCGCTCAGAGAATTTGAAGAAGCGACGAATCTTAAAGTCCAAGAGACGGGATTTTG gttggAAGAATCAGGCTTTTTGGGAGCAAGTCCTGATGGATTAGTGGAAGAAGATGGGATTCTCGAAATTAAATGCCCATATAAATATAGGGACACTGACAGTTTGTCTGAAGCCCtgaaggataaaaaatatttttattggagggatgaaaatgaggacattaatcttaacagcaatcacaattattaccaCCAAGTACAGGGGCAAATGCACATCACTGGTCGAAGTATCTGCTACTTTGTCGTGTGGACACCAAAGTGCACAGagatatttcaaattgaaaaagatccGGGGTGGTCagaaaatatcaatattttaaaagaattttatcttgaccaatatatttcctttatttcacaataa
- the LOC135267247 gene encoding uncharacterized protein LOC135267247 isoform X2 has protein sequence MRISAEVLPSMKKLNYTVEISYDLEEGVKTAHCTCPRGNVACHHMAAALYYAHYNVSATDIECQWSAPSKTTPQTEVIKLADVYKPKLSNYTALSRSSTEDEIIQFRAEIGVTNVVGFTWLLRPEASEEARKIIADIEEILQSLEYVQAIDKQKFLLEKCRIDEARIKLVEACTRGQHVNENWHVARKHRLTASRFGMVLSACSRRRFPPSLFKNLAEGYSLDRVAAVQWGKTHEKTALREFEEATNLKVQETGFWLEESGFLGASPDGLVEEDGILEIKCPYKYRDTDSLSEALKDKKYFYWRDENEDINLNSNHNYYHQVQGQMHITGRSICYFVVWTPKCTEIFQIEKDPGWSENINILKEFYLDQYISFISQ, from the exons ATGAGAATTTCTGCAGAAGTTCTACCGAGCAtgaaaaagctaaattatactgtggag ATTTCATATGACCTAGAAGAAGGGGTTAAGACGGCACATTGTACCTGCCCAAGGGGCAACGTGGCTTGCCATCATATGGCTGCAGCATTATATTATGCTCATTATAATGTAAGTGCTACTGACATTGAGTGTCAGTGGAGTGCCCcatcaaaaacaacaccacAAACAGAAGTCATTAAGTTAGCTGATGTTTACAAGCCGAAATTATCAAACTATACGGCACTGTCTAGGTCCTCTACTGAGGACGAAATTATTCAGTTCCGTGCCGAAATAGGCGTCACGAATGTGGTGGGCTTCACTTGGCTCCTAAGACCAGAAGCAAGTGAAGaagccagaaaaattattgcagataTCGAAGAAATTCTACAAAGCTTAGAATACGTGCAGGCCATAGACAAACAAAAGTTTCTTTTGGAGAAGTGCAGAATAGATGAGGCACGCATTAAACTGGTTGAGGCGTGCACTCGGGGCCAACATGTTAACGAAAATTGGCATGTAGCAAGGAAACATCGTTTAACGGCCAGCAGGTTTGGCATGGTACTATCTGCTTGCAGTAGACGAAGATTCCCAccctctttatttaaaaatttggcggaAGGCTATTCGCTTGACAGGGTTGCTGCTGTGCAGTGGGGTAAGACCCACGAGAAGACAGCGCTCAGAGAATTTGAAGAAGCGACGAATCTTAAAGTCCAAGAGACGGGATTTTG gttggAAGAATCAGGCTTTTTGGGAGCAAGTCCTGATGGATTAGTGGAAGAAGATGGGATTCTCGAAATTAAATGCCCATATAAATATAGGGACACTGACAGTTTGTCTGAAGCCCtgaaggataaaaaatatttttattggagggatgaaaatgaggacattaatcttaacagcaatcacaattattaccaCCAAGTACAGGGGCAAATGCACATCACTGGTCGAAGTATCTGCTACTTTGTCGTGTGGACACCAAAGTGCACAGagatatttcaaattgaaaaagatccGGGGTGGTCagaaaatatcaatattttaaaagaattttatcttgaccaatatatttcctttatttcacaataa